From Acidimicrobiia bacterium, a single genomic window includes:
- a CDS encoding YkvA family protein — protein sequence MSWWGWIGLTAGVLIVAVTAAALTARRSRTALIELARLIPLCLALLRDIMRDPLVPRRAKIAPALVVAYLAMPFDLVPDFIPVLGYLDDALIVAWVIRHLIKATGHQRLETHWKGDPQTLERIIRLLRIPPAPSSPTQGSA from the coding sequence ATGAGCTGGTGGGGATGGATCGGTCTCACCGCCGGCGTCCTCATCGTCGCCGTCACCGCAGCCGCGTTGACGGCTCGACGGAGTCGCACGGCGCTGATCGAACTGGCGCGCCTCATTCCCCTTTGCCTCGCCTTGCTCCGCGACATCATGAGGGACCCGCTTGTGCCGCGCCGGGCCAAGATCGCCCCCGCCCTCGTCGTCGCCTACCTGGCGATGCCGTTCGATCTCGTACCGGACTTCATTCCTGTCCTCGGCTACCTCGACGATGCCCTGATCGTCGCCTGGGTGATCCGACATCTGATCAAAGCCACCGGGCATCAGCGACTTGAGACCCATTGGAAAGGCGACCCTCAAACCTTGGAGCGCATCATTCGGCTCCTGCGCATTCCACCCGCCCCCAGTTCTCCAACCCAAGGGTCCGCATAA
- a CDS encoding pilus assembly protein, producing the protein MRAPNRRGKAEDGLTSTELAVIMPVLIALVLVPFQIALWWHADQIADAAAREAVDAAQVVTATEEDGVRAAEWFLDAAGNITEPQVTVTRTTVTVSVEVTGRAPRLLPGFDWQVTARAAGPIERFIPEDERFGITEGLVGLDSGTGGR; encoded by the coding sequence GTGAGAGCGCCGAACAGACGAGGAAAGGCCGAGGACGGCCTCACGTCCACCGAGCTGGCTGTGATCATGCCGGTGCTGATCGCGCTCGTCCTGGTCCCATTCCAGATCGCGTTGTGGTGGCACGCCGATCAGATCGCCGATGCCGCCGCCCGAGAGGCAGTCGACGCCGCCCAGGTCGTCACCGCCACTGAAGAGGACGGGGTTCGAGCCGCCGAATGGTTTCTCGACGCCGCCGGCAACATCACCGAACCGCAGGTGACCGTCACCCGCACCACCGTCACCGTCAGCGTCGAGGTGACCGGCAGGGCGCCCCGACTCCTCCCCGGATTCGACTGGCAGGTCACCGCCCGAGCAGCTGGTCCGATCGAACGCTTCATACCGGAAGACGAGCGGTTCGGGATTACTGAAGGGTTGGTCGGGTTGGACTCAGGGACTGGTGGTCGGTGA
- a CDS encoding type II secretion system F family protein, with translation MTALAVMVAGAGIGLGVFLAARAVFPRPVPLQRALADLSRPRPTLVESDTTSTTTTTISNRIGRATISLFEATGLVDLGGLRQRLRALGKPVEIHAYEKMLGGLAGLFLPLGFAAILAAGGVTVPVGWVAVLAVGLCIGGFVWPDLGLSERIERRRRDFRHSLSAYLDLVTIILAGGGGLETALQTSADLGDGWAFTEIRSALRKARLTNHTPWEVFDQLGQELGVDELRELAASAHLAGDQGARIRASLAAKADSMRNSQTAAIEAQAEAATEKMLLPVVTLVVGMILFIGFGVVQAISTPGTVP, from the coding sequence ATGACGGCGCTGGCGGTGATGGTCGCAGGGGCGGGGATCGGGCTCGGTGTCTTCCTGGCCGCAAGGGCCGTGTTCCCTCGACCGGTGCCACTCCAGCGGGCACTCGCGGACCTGAGTCGACCGCGCCCAACCCTCGTCGAGTCGGACACGACGTCGACGACGACGACGACGATAAGCAACCGGATCGGTCGGGCAACAATCAGCTTGTTCGAGGCAACCGGACTGGTCGACCTCGGAGGGCTCCGCCAGCGTCTCCGAGCTCTCGGCAAGCCAGTCGAAATACATGCCTACGAGAAGATGCTCGGCGGACTCGCAGGATTGTTCCTCCCCCTCGGCTTCGCCGCCATCCTCGCCGCCGGGGGAGTGACGGTGCCGGTCGGGTGGGTGGCTGTTCTGGCGGTCGGGTTGTGCATCGGTGGCTTCGTGTGGCCGGATCTCGGGTTGTCGGAGCGGATAGAACGTCGCCGCCGCGACTTCCGCCACTCCCTGTCCGCCTACCTGGACCTCGTCACCATCATCCTGGCCGGCGGGGGCGGACTCGAGACCGCCCTTCAAACTTCCGCCGACCTCGGAGATGGGTGGGCGTTCACCGAAATCCGATCGGCCTTGCGCAAAGCTCGCCTCACCAACCACACCCCGTGGGAGGTCTTCGACCAACTCGGACAGGAGTTGGGTGTCGACGAACTGCGCGAACTCGCCGCATCGGCTCACCTGGCTGGCGATCAGGGTGCCCGCATCCGGGCGTCTCTCGCCGCCAAAGCAGATTCCATGCGCAACAGTCAGACCGCCGCCATCGAAGCCCAAGCCGAAGCCGCCACCGAAAAGATGCTCCTGCCCGTCGTCACCCTGGTCGTCGGCATGATCCTCTTCATCGGCTTTGGCGTCGTCCAAGCGATCTCCACGCCGGGGACAGTCCCATGA